DNA from Acidobacteriota bacterium:
GATCATGTCGACGCCCGCGTCGGTGAAGAAGGCAACGGATACCGGGATCTGGCCCTGGGTAATCGGAATGCGGTACTCCAGATTGCCAATCGCCATCGTGTCGCCGCCAGGGGTGGCGAATTGGTAGGTAGGAATCTTGACGGTGAAGGTTTCCGGAATGGTGCCGTTGGGATTACCGGGCGTGGGATTGGGAACGTTTTTGGTCAGCGGCTGTCCCGGATTGAAGGGGTCCTGCAGCGTCACCGCGGTCTCGGTGGGAATCAGCGCAATGGGCGTAACCGCCAGAATGTCGAAACCACGAACGGTGTCCTCACCGCCCGTGAAGAAGCGATCGAAGTTGGGCGGTTCCACGCCTCCGTAGCCGGTCACGAAGTTACCCAGGAAGCGCATGGCCAGAACGTTGTGCCAGCCGGCTGGGTGAAAATACTCCAATTGCAACTGCGGTTCGAGAATTTTGACGTTGCCGCCGAGACCGGAAACACCCAGCGAGAGAAAGATGTTCTTGCCGTGGGTGGGCCAGGTGGGATTATCCACGGTGTTGATGGTGAATGAGGGGATCACCTCGCTGGTGACAATGCCGTTAAGGCTGTTGGGGCCGGAAATGCCGTTGAAGGCAACCGAGTTGAAGAGCAGGCTGGCCGCTGGAGTGAAGGGCACCACGGTGGAGTTGTCCCAGCGGTAGGCAATGCCGTAGCGCGTGAACGAACGCGGCTTGGGATAGCTGGCGCTGAAGGTGAAGCCGTGCGAGTTCTGGGCATAGTTCAATAGGTTGCTGGCGCCGAGAGCGGCGAAATAGTTCGACAGGTTCTGCCCGGACAGAATCGAGGCCTCGCGCGCCTGGTCGTAATGGAAATCATTGATGTAGGCGCTGAAACCCAGCTGCAGCGGGCGATCTTTCACGTAGGGCTCGGTGAACGAGAAGGTGACGTTGCGCTGCAACGAGCCGTAGTCGGTCGTGACGCCGAGAGTCTCGCCCAACCCCAGGAAATTGTTGGTAGAGTAGCCCAGGCCCAGGAAGCTGCCGGCGATGCCGCTCACACCGCCGTTGAGGGAAATACTGTTTTTGCCCTTTTCCTTGACGTGCAGGTTGACATCGACCTCGCCGACCGGACCACTGGTGTCCTGGGTGATGGTGGCATCTTCGGGTTTGATGGCGTCGAAGTATCCCAACTGGTTCAACCGCAGGATGCTGTTCTGCCAGGCCACGCTATTGAAGCGGCTACCCTCATCAAGCAGCAACTCGCGCCGGATGACACGATCGCGCGTGGTGGTGTTGCCGCTGAATTCGATGTGGCGCACATAGAAGGGCTTGCCCTCCTGCATGTCCATCACGATGTTGACGCTGTGGCTCTTCTCATCGGGCGCAGGCTCGGGATTGGCCACAAAGTTGATGTAGCCGTACTGGCCGTACGCCTTGGTCAGGTTCTTCAGACCCTTGCGCAGCTTCGAGACGTCCATGACGTCGCCGGGCTTGAGACCCAGCAAGTTCATCAGGGTCGCATCATTGGTGATGAAGCGATTGTTGATGAAGCTGATCTTGCCCACCCGGTACTTGTTGCCCTCGACGACGGGGATGGTGAGGTCGACGCGGCGGCCTTCGGATGCGCCAAAAAACAGGAGCTTGTGGCCATGGGTGGTGCGCAGCTTGATGGTCGGATCTTCGACCAGGGCCTCGAAATAGCCGCGATCCTGATAGGCCTCGCGAATGCTCTCCATGTCGGCGGAGAGTTTGGCGGCATCGTAGGTGCGGCTGAACAGGTGCTCGAAGATCAGCGAGTGCGGAATTCCAATGGGATGCAGTTCCTTCATGGAACCGAGCAAGGTGCCGTGGCTTAGGACCTTATTGCCCTTGAAGGCAATCTTGCCGACCTTGACCTGGGGTCCTTCATCAATCTTGAAAATCAGATTCACGGAACTGGGCGGCAGGACGTTAAGCACCGGCGTAACGCTGGCAAACTGGCGGCCGTGTTCGGCCAGCAGTTCCTTGATCGCCACTACGGCATGCTTGACCGTGGTGGGATCGTAAGGAGCATCACGCTCCAGATGCACCCCCCGTGCCTGGTAGCGGTCGAGGATATCGGAGTCGGTGATCGACTTCAGACCTTCATACTTGATGTCGCGCACGAGCGGCTTCTCAGTCACGGTAACGTCGAGGATGATGCCCTTGGGTGTGCGCTGTATGGAGAAAGTGACATTGTCGAAGGCGCCCAGATTCCAAACCGAATTGAAGTCGCGGTTAATCTGGACGGGATCGTAAACCGAGCCCGGCTTGGTGCCCATGCGCGCCTGGATGGTTTGACAAGGGATGCGATGGTTGCCGTGGCATTCAATGGAAAAAATCGTATTCGGGTACTGCGCGGTGATCTGCACCTGGCTGGCGGCCGGAGCCGGAGCGCCGGCTTGGGCAGCAGCCCCCAGGCTGCCCATCCCCACGATCACCAGCAGAGCCGTAAGCACGCTTGGCCGCAGCCGCGCGGGGACAGGGCTGGAGCGAATGCGGGCGCGAAGCTGGGCCGAAAGTTTGAGCAGAGGGGTCTCGTCTCCCGCACCTGCGCGGGGCAGGCGAATTTGTTGAGGGACGACACCGTTGCCTGCGGGTGCGCCCGTTATTGTCTCCGCTATTATAGCTAGCCGCGCCCAAAATGGAGCCAGAAAACCGAATCGCCAGGCACAAGAGCGGACGGCGCAGGCCAGCCTGCGGCCCTCAAATGACATCCAATCCCAAGTATGGGTACGTTCCGACAGGCTCGCTATCACGTGAAATGCGGGCGCTGCGGCGTAGTGTTCGCCGTCCAGGACTGCTGGAAGCTGGAACATTTCAGCATCTACCGCGCCGTTTGTCCGCATTGCCACTGGCCTGGACGCTATTTAGCCTCGGAACTGCACGCGGGCGAATCCGCAAAAGACTCTAGCCGGACCCACCGCCCCGCCAACCCCGCCAAACTGAACACTTGAGGGCGTGGCCCTGGCCGCGGTGGACCGGCCGGACGCTGCCCTACGCCCGCTTGCGGTACTCTAGTTCCTGGACGTCGGGGCAGAGGCTCAGTCACGGTGCAACACATCATCCGGCAGTACAGTTTGGAATCCGGCAGTCTCGAAGTCGAGTACATGGAACAGTACTTCGAGGAATTCGCGGCCCGGAAAACCGCTCCCGAGCTGCAGCGCCGCCTGCAAGCGCGCGATCACCTGATCCTGATCTCCCTGGCGCCTTCCGAAGAAGACGAAAGCCACTGGGTTCCGGTTGCGTTTAAAGTGGGGCACGAATTGCGCGCCCCCGACCTGGAAACCGAACCCGACGTACAGGATTTGGCACAGCGATTGAGTGACTGCCTCCGCTTCGACCATCGGCGGGTGTTCTATAGCTGGCTGGGAGGCACACGCCGGCAGTGGCGGCACCAGGGCCACTACCGCGCCCTCACGGAGCAGCAGGAAGAGTGGGCGCACCGGCATGGGTATCGGCAGTTTGTTGTCAAGACCAAGAACCGGTTCTATGGCATGCGGGCGGCACTCGACCATCTGCAATTCGACGTGCTCACGTTTGAGGCCGATCCCGGCGACAGTGGCAACTCCAAGGTGTACCTGAGCAAGCAGCTATCCAGCGACCTGCTGCATAGCCACTCCACTTCGCGGCTGGTCACGCACGCACTCTAGCCGCGAAAGTTAAGGTTCGGGCAGGAAACGGTAGCCGACGCCGCGAACGGTGAGCAGATGGCGGGGCCGGGTGGGGTCGTCTTCGATGTATTTCCGCAGGCGGACCATAAAGTTATCGATGGCGCGGGTATCGGTGTCTTCGCTTAATCCCCAGACTTCCTCCAGCAGGGCCTTCCGTGAGACGGCGGCGCCCTGATGGCGGATCAGGAAGCGCAGCACATTGGCCTCCATTAAGGTCAAGGCCAGAACACGGCGGCCCACGCGCAGTTCCCGGCTGGAAAAATCCACGTGACGACCGGCAAAATCAAAGACATCGCTGGCGGCCGGGAGGGCGGCGTCCTGCCAGCCGCGGCGGCGGAGCAGGCCATGGAGGCGCGCCACCAGGATAGCCAACTCGAACGGCTTGGGGAGATAGTCATCGGCACCGGCAGCGAAACCTGCCAGCACATCCTCGGCCCGGCCACGCGCGGTCAGCATGAGAATCGGCAGATAGCGGTGCTCGCGCCGCAAGGCGCCGGCCACCGCAAAGCCATCCATGCCGGGTAGCATGACATCCAGCACCAGCAAGTCGATCGTGGGATCCGCGCGGCGGAGACGTTCCAAGCCGGCTTCCCCGCTGGACGCAAGTTCAACCGCGTACCCCTCCGCCTCGAGATTGAAGCGCAGACCCTGGGCCAGGTGGCTCTCGTCCTCGATGACGAGAATGCGGGTCATACGCGCGCGCGCCCGAAATCGCCCGCTTCCTGAGGCAGAGCGGCCGGAGCGGACGCCTGCGGCAGCGCCAGGACGAAGGTGCTGCCCCGGCCGGGACCGTCGCTTTCCGCATGCACCCGGCCGCCGTGCCGTCGCGCCACGGAGCGCACAATAAACAAACCGAGCCCGGTACCGCTGACTTGCGCCGCCGGATTGGATACGCGATAAAAGCGCTTGAAAATCGACTTCAGTTCCGCCCGCGGGATGCCGGCGCCGCGGTCGCTGACGCGCAAGGTCCAGAAGCCGGGGTCTTCCTGGCCCAGCGACCACGTCACCTGCGGCTTGCCGCCGGAGTATTTCACCGCGTTGTCAAACAGATTGGCGATGGCGGCGCGTAGCTCTTCCGCATCGCCCAGCGTAGTGGCAGTTTGGGAAGGAGGCCTTCCGCCCACCGCGCCTACCGGAAGGTCATAGCGGGCGCAGACCTGGGCAAGTGACTCCTGGACCAGCATGGCCAAATCGAGCTGCTGGCGTATAGGTTTGCGGAAGGTGTGGGTGGCGCGCCCGGCGCGCAGAATCTGTTCGACGGTGGCCAGCAGGCGATCGGTATCGGCCAGCATGGTGCGGTAGAACTCCTGGCGCTGCGCCGGCTCCACCTGGCGCGCCTGCAGCGTCTCCAGATAAAGCCGGATGGAGGCCACCGGCGTTTTCAGCTCGTGCGTGACGGCGTTGATGAAGGCGTTGTGCTGTTCGTTGCGGCGGATTTCGCGCACCAGAAAAATCGTGTTCAGAACCAGTCCGGCGACAATCAGCGGGAACAGCAGAATGCCGAGGATCAACAGCACACCTTCGCGGCTGTTGAGTACGATCCAGCCCACGTTGAAGGCGGCAGCCAGCGCTACCAGACACGTGCCCAGCACGATAAAACCGGCCACGCGGCGGCGGCGGCCATTGATCCGCATGCATTACAGTTTACAGGTTACAGGCTACTGGCGGCAGCTTGGAGGAGCCCTGAGCGCCAGCGGGCGGACCCTGCCGGGAATCGAAGCCCGCACTCCCAGCGACCAACGGGAGCGACCAGGGCAAATAGTGGCGAGCCACTGGCAGGCTCGGGTGCTTGCCGCGTCACGATTCCAGCGGGTTGGGAGGTTGAGAGACCTTGGCCAGCTTCACGTTACGGGCGACGTGGAGGCACTCGAGCAACCGGATCTGCCAGTAGGTCAAGTCGGCCTCGTACCAGGCAAGGCCATGGCGCGCCGAGGTGGGGTGGGCATGATGGTTGTTGTGCCAGCCTTCGCCAAACGTCAGCAGTGCGACCCACCAGTTGTTGCGGGAATCATCCCGCGTGGCAAAGCGGCGCGGGCCCCACATGTGCGTCGCCGAGTTGACGAGCCAGGTCGCGTGTAACCCCACCACCACCCGCACACACACCGCCCACAACACCATGCTCACGCCACCCCACCAGTACAGCAGGGGGACCGAAGCGGCCAGGAACACGTAATGGTAGCTGTTGAGCCAGAGGTAGAACTTATGCTTGCCGAGATCGGGGGCGTACTTGGCCATCTGGCGGGTGTCGTTATGGCAGCGGCGGCCAAGAATAATCCAGCCGACGTGCGCCCACCAGGCGCCATCGCGTGGCGAATGCGGATCGCCGTCCACGTCCGATTTCTGGTGATGCAGCCGGTGCGTGGCAACCCAGAAGATGGGCCCGCCCTGAAGCGTCAGCGCCCCGCACACCGCCAAGGCGTATTCGAGAAACAGAGGAACCTTGTAGGAACGATGCGTATGGAGACGGTGGTAGCCCATGCCAATGCCGCCCCCGATGGCGATCCAGTAGAAAACGCACGCCACCAGGAAAGCCTTCCAGGTAAAGAAAAACAGCGCGGCGACGGCGCCCACGTGGAGGACGACCAGGGCCAGAGCCGTGGGCCAATTCACTCCTTGCCGGCGGGCGACCCCGGCAAGATCGACTTCAAGTTCGGAAATAGCAGGCGAAGCAGCGGCAGCGGGCAATGATGGCATTCCTCCCATTCCCACCGTAACAGCCGCAGCCAGCCACCAATGTAAAAGTTTTGTAATCCTTTAGGCACGGCGCGGCTGGCGTTCCGCGCCGGTTCAGGGTACGTTATTACCAGAGCACCTTCGGAGGACGGCAGTTTATGCGGAGCCTTTTGATCCCAGCCATCGGGCTGGCCCTCACCCTTGGCACGATAGCGCAGGGACCACCTAAGAACGCGGTTGATATTACGAACTCGCCCGCAATTGGGACACAGGCTCAAGCCGCACCGCGGGCAACGGCCGACGCGTCCTCGGGAGTCATCCGCGTCTACATCGGGACACTGAACGGGGCCGATGCTACCGCGATTCAGGGGCTGCTGACGCAGGCACTGTTTGAATCGAAAAAGGTCGTCATCACCGAGAACCAGGGCAATGCCAGTGTGATCCTGCAAGGGCGGGTACTGCGGCGGGCAATCCCCGTCTCTCCCGTCGGCAAAGCCGGCAAGAAGCGGCGCTCGCACAAGGCCGCAGCGCCCGACACGACTGCCCCCTCCGTGATTCAGGATCTGCAGGCGCTCAATCAGGGCGGCAGCATTCGAAATTTAGATAACGGCACCCTGGGCGGCAGCAGCGCTCTGAATGCGCTCGGGATGCCCTCCCTCAACACGGATCTGAACGGTGGCGAAGAGGATCTGAGCCAGTATCAGTTCCGGCTCTATCTACAACTGGTCAATCCGGACGGCGATCTGGTATGGATGAGTGGCGAGGGTGGTCAGGCGCCGCCGTTCTCCTCGGCTGGCGAGGCGGTGAACGCGACCGTGCAGCCCATGCTCACGGCGATCGCCTCGCTGCCCAAGTCCAGCTTCAGCTCGCAGCCGTAGCCGGGCCGCCGCGCGGGCCGGGTCTCGCATAGAGCAGGTTGCACGCTGCTCATTTTATCCTGACCGAAGCGCTAGGCGGCTTGGGAGCCCGCTTGCGGGGCGGGAGCGGCGGCGACGGCGGCGAACTCGAGCGGCGCCGGGGCCGGGTCCAAGGCCCGTAGGACGTTCAGTATGGCGATGGGCAGCGAGCGCGAGGAGCTGATGCCCATTTTGCGGTAGGCGCTTTCGAGGTGACGCTTTACCGTGGAGATGCCGATGTGCAAGTCCTGCGCGATCTGGCGATTTTTCTTGCCCTGCAAACATTCGCCGACGATATCGATCTCGCGGGCGCTAAGGTGGAACTGGCGCGCCAAGGCCTGGCGGGTGTGCACATCAACCAGGTTCAGGCTATCGCCCACGGGCAGCTCGGTTTTCCGCTCCGAAGCCACCAGCAGCAGCAGGGGTGCCGACGGGGGTGGGGCAGTTTCGCTACGCTCCTCGGCGAGTGGCAACAGAATGCAGTTCACCAACGTGCTGGCGCCGCCGTTGCGATGAAACCGGACGGCATCAACATGCACGGCCAGACCTGAACTCAGGCACTGGCGGACCGCTTCCTGTAAGCCGCTGACGGCGATTTCCGGCAGACACTGCTCGAGCGGCGAGCCGAGCGTTTTCTTGGTCCGATACCGGCTATCCAACAAATCCAGAAAAGCGCCGTTGGCGTCCCGCAGCGTGCCCTGAGTGGGATCATAGACCGCCAAGCCCACCAACGTGCTTTTCCAAAGGGTTTCTAGAATGGCACTACGCAATTTGGAGTTCTCCCGCATGC
Protein-coding regions in this window:
- the bamA gene encoding outer membrane protein assembly factor BamA, with protein sequence MAMRTNGAVDAEMFQLPAVLDGEHYAAAPAFHVIASLSERTHTWDWMSFEGRRLACAVRSCAWRFGFLAPFWARLAIIAETITGAPAGNGVVPQQIRLPRAGAGDETPLLKLSAQLRARIRSSPVPARLRPSVLTALLVIVGMGSLGAAAQAGAPAPAASQVQITAQYPNTIFSIECHGNHRIPCQTIQARMGTKPGSVYDPVQINRDFNSVWNLGAFDNVTFSIQRTPKGIILDVTVTEKPLVRDIKYEGLKSITDSDILDRYQARGVHLERDAPYDPTTVKHAVVAIKELLAEHGRQFASVTPVLNVLPPSSVNLIFKIDEGPQVKVGKIAFKGNKVLSHGTLLGSMKELHPIGIPHSLIFEHLFSRTYDAAKLSADMESIREAYQDRGYFEALVEDPTIKLRTTHGHKLLFFGASEGRRVDLTIPVVEGNKYRVGKISFINNRFITNDATLMNLLGLKPGDVMDVSKLRKGLKNLTKAYGQYGYINFVANPEPAPDEKSHSVNIVMDMQEGKPFYVRHIEFSGNTTTRDRVIRRELLLDEGSRFNSVAWQNSILRLNQLGYFDAIKPEDATITQDTSGPVGEVDVNLHVKEKGKNSISLNGGVSGIAGSFLGLGYSTNNFLGLGETLGVTTDYGSLQRNVTFSFTEPYVKDRPLQLGFSAYINDFHYDQAREASILSGQNLSNYFAALGASNLLNYAQNSHGFTFSASYPKPRSFTRYGIAYRWDNSTVVPFTPAASLLFNSVAFNGISGPNSLNGIVTSEVIPSFTINTVDNPTWPTHGKNIFLSLGVSGLGGNVKILEPQLQLEYFHPAGWHNVLAMRFLGNFVTGYGGVEPPNFDRFFTGGEDTVRGFDILAVTPIALIPTETAVTLQDPFNPGQPLTKNVPNPTPGNPNGTIPETFTVKIPTYQFATPGGDTMAIGNLEYRIPITQGQIPVSVAFFTDAGVDMITQHQQLQVSSQVLNTLQTSFGRPFSRAIPIAKGTNSQIRMSAGVELEVTLPIIHAPVRLYYAVNPGRVDTLIRPPQLFTKADFERGIPGAFLNDADVQRSIAFTMGQLMNRPGTPFREAPHVLRFTIGRTF
- a CDS encoding response regulator transcription factor, with translation MTRILVIEDESHLAQGLRFNLEAEGYAVELASSGEAGLERLRRADPTIDLLVLDVMLPGMDGFAVAGALRREHRYLPILMLTARGRAEDVLAGFAAGADDYLPKPFELAILVARLHGLLRRRGWQDAALPAASDVFDFAGRHVDFSSRELRVGRRVLALTLMEANVLRFLIRHQGAAVSRKALLEEVWGLSEDTDTRAIDNFMVRLRKYIEDDPTRPRHLLTVRGVGYRFLPEP
- a CDS encoding HAMP domain-containing histidine kinase, translating into MRINGRRRRVAGFIVLGTCLVALAAAFNVGWIVLNSREGVLLILGILLFPLIVAGLVLNTIFLVREIRRNEQHNAFINAVTHELKTPVASIRLYLETLQARQVEPAQRQEFYRTMLADTDRLLATVEQILRAGRATHTFRKPIRQQLDLAMLVQESLAQVCARYDLPVGAVGGRPPSQTATTLGDAEELRAAIANLFDNAVKYSGGKPQVTWSLGQEDPGFWTLRVSDRGAGIPRAELKSIFKRFYRVSNPAAQVSGTGLGLFIVRSVARRHGGRVHAESDGPGRGSTFVLALPQASAPAALPQEAGDFGRARV
- a CDS encoding acyl-CoA desaturase, with translation MPSLPAAAASPAISELEVDLAGVARRQGVNWPTALALVVLHVGAVAALFFFTWKAFLVACVFYWIAIGGGIGMGYHRLHTHRSYKVPLFLEYALAVCGALTLQGGPIFWVATHRLHHQKSDVDGDPHSPRDGAWWAHVGWIILGRRCHNDTRQMAKYAPDLGKHKFYLWLNSYHYVFLAASVPLLYWWGGVSMVLWAVCVRVVVGLHATWLVNSATHMWGPRRFATRDDSRNNWWVALLTFGEGWHNNHHAHPTSARHGLAWYEADLTYWQIRLLECLHVARNVKLAKVSQPPNPLES
- a CDS encoding helix-turn-helix transcriptional regulator, producing MRENSKLRSAILETLWKSTLVGLAVYDPTQGTLRDANGAFLDLLDSRYRTKKTLGSPLEQCLPEIAVSGLQEAVRQCLSSGLAVHVDAVRFHRNGGASTLVNCILLPLAEERSETAPPPSAPLLLLVASERKTELPVGDSLNLVDVHTRQALARQFHLSAREIDIVGECLQGKKNRQIAQDLHIGISTVKRHLESAYRKMGISSSRSLPIAILNVLRALDPAPAPLEFAAVAAAPAPQAGSQAA